In Episyrphus balteatus chromosome 4, idEpiBalt1.1, whole genome shotgun sequence, the sequence TCGGAAAATTTCGAGCATTATGGACAATCAATACTACCCCGCCAGGCAGTACAGATGCTACGCACAgtactgatcctggaccgatTAGTAATAATCGGGTCAGAGCTATACGGATTCCGGGGGTTAGCAAAGTATTGCACGAGGTGAGAAGAAAATTAAGAGTCGCGAGTTGGAACGTGGGAAGTATGAACGGCCGAAGCTGTGAATTAGAAGAGATGATGAAGAGGAGGTAAGTGGACATCTTGTGCGTTCAAGAAACCAAGTGGCGAAACACTGGAAACAGAGCCCGTTTCTTAGACGTCAAGACAAAACAACacaagatgttctactacgGAACAGAGCAAGGTAGAAACGGAATCGTTGTCATCCTTGCGGAAAAGCTTCTTGGAAACGTTTTGGCTATTCGAAGTCCAGTGACCGATTGATGTCTCTAAAACTGGTGAGGTGGTGTGGAATATAGTCagtgcatatgctccccaaattgggtgtgagcaggtggaaaaagatgcattctgGCTAGGCTTCCACCTCATTAAAGACATCCCAAAGAAAGAGCTTTTGTTTGTGGGTGGACatttaaatggacatgtagGGAACGGCAACGAAGACTATGAGGACACATGGTCTTATAGTGTTGAATACCATGTTCATTAAACAAAGCCGATACCTTATCACTTATAGCAGCGGTGGAAATGAAACACACATCGACTACCTATCTATCTAGTTTTATGAAGCCGCTAGTGAAAGACTGCAAAGTGATATTAGGAGGAGCGATCTCCCATCAACACCGTCTCCCactgaaagaattttttatggacACGAAGGCGGCAAACAAACAAAGAGAGGCTACCGGAGGAATCAAGTGGTACAACCTGGAGAAGGAAAAAGGCGATGCATTCATCTCTGTTATGAGAAATTATCTGTGCGAAACCATCAGCAGACTACAAAACGAAGAGTGCAGAGTAcaaaatatgtgggactctGCAAAAAACTTGCTTGGTGAAGGCGAGGTCACTGCTAGGAACATCTAAAGGAAACTACCAACGggaaaaagaaacatggtggtggagcgATGAAGTCAAAGCAGTGATATCAAGGAAAAAGACCGCTTTTCAAGCTTGGTCCAAATGCCCTTCTCATAATAGAGATGAAAAAGCACGACTCGAAGTGGACAACAAGCGCTACAAGAAGGAAGCAAAGAAGAAATGCGCCCAGCATAAAGCAGAGAGTACGGAGAGTATGTTTCGCCTGCTTGGGGAAATATCTGATCCAGCTGCTGATGCAATCCAGGCTCTCCAGGAACTGCGACATGCTAAGCTGAACAAGGGTGCAGCCATCTTCAAAATTGCAGCACAAAGGAGAAGGAATGCCCAGGAAATTCGCTCACCAAAGTTCATTAACGATGCTCAAGGCCTACTACTTCTGAATCACGACAAAATTCttcacaggtggcgacagtattgtgacgaactcctaaatgagcaatttccaggatatactttccaacagccgaacctaatttagaagaagtacccgaccttacagtcgaagaagttagcgtgGTGGTGAAAAACTCCAGGAAAGGAAAAGCGATtggtccagacgaaataccctctgagttctggaagaagatgggagacattgggTGTAAATGGCTCACGATTCTCATCTCCAAACTCATTAGCGGTGACCAGATGCCAAATCAGTGGAGAGAAAGTTACCTTCTCCCAATCTACGAATGAAAGGGGGACACACGAAACTGTGATAACTCccgatcgattaagctgatgtcacacaccatgaagatcgttgaacGGATTTTGGATGGCCGACtacaaaaaataatacggctgtctgatgaccagtgcgggtttgtctcgggtaaatcaaattttttaaatatactgCGACTTTTTTGACCCCATCTCTAAAAGAATTAAtggaatataataataaatttatttgccTGTAAATCTAACTCGATCTTccaatcaaaaacaatttttgtagaaaattctTTATACTTATTAAATGCTCATATCATATTTTGTCTTGTTTAAAGATAACCAACACTCTCAGCCTTTTTTCAGTAACATTTGCTAAATCCATTGTTTGAACATATTCCTTTAAGTTCCGTACCTTTGGCTTGAAAAATCGCACTATCTTCAAAACAATACTATTGAATATTTGACGCTATACAACATTCAATGTGAGAAAAAGTTATATAGCTACattgagggaaaaaacaacttaaaatcaatgaaaatcacgttgattcaactatttttcggaatgatttagcattgaagacgaaaattttaaaaccaaagaAGAAAAtctttagtttaaagtggtttgccgttataGAACAAAAGctaaagtccgacaaaaataaaaaaattctttcgttatttcaattttaattaaaagatgtttcatgttagttttttcaacattaaatcaacgttgaaaatattacattttacgttgtgTTTTTTCCTTAAGTGTATCATAggagaaaaaattgaaaaaatgaaaagtattactctcacagaaaaaaatgaatgcacaagaaaaaatatttatatactaCCCACAGGCTCCTGGTAATGCAgtacaaattattaaaattaccaACTATAACGATCAAGTAATCCAACTTGAGTCAAATTAGGCGGAACacggaagaaaaatatttaacagaGGACAAGTTCTTGTTCTTTATATTCTTATGTTCTGCATATTCTCTGggtgtaaattaaaaaaaaacatttttgagccAAAATCAGAGTTTACACACGTTTCTAGAAAGAATTGCTTAAAATTGaacgaaaagttaaaaaaaaaaattgatacaatttatgaaaaagggagcaaaaaacttgaaatgctactcaatacattattttttggcAATTCTATACGAATGTCGTctgattttgatatttttcaaaaatttctatatgCGACTTTTTTTGCCTGGTGACCCCTTTTTTGCGACCTTCTCGAATTTCCCACCGGCAACACTGACCACGGATACCATACAGAGTttaagaatccgaatggaaaaacaccgtgattcctcaagggatttgcatattgtgctagtggatttcgaaaaggcattcgatagacaaccacgagatctgatatgggtgtccTTGCGACAGCGAGGGGTTCATGGACATGTACCAGgaagtaaaaacgaaggtaaaataccccgcaggagtcaccgaagagttcccaatCAAAGTCGGTGTGCAACAGGGACGCATCTTGAGTCCTTTGCTTTTTATCACAGTTTTTGACTTTCTGCTTGAAGGAAAAATGACGGATCCGAAAgtgaatcagttattctttgctgatgatagagccatcataagtgaagatccaacatccttgcaacgagcacttgatctatgggtggatgttctggagGGAAGTGTGTACaggataagcgcgaaaaagacagaatatctatgctgtccattttctgaccCAGACGGCCCCATTCCGGACATCTATTTGAATGGAACAAttcttcccaagtgtgaaaagttcaaatatctgggatctatgatcaacaacAAGGCAtcttgtgatgacgacatcaaCCATCGCATAACGCATaagtgtagggtggatgaagtgccGAGAATACTCTGCCATCTTTTGTGatagaaaaatgccccctaaactggaaggaaagctctatactgcagttgttcgtccagcacttacatacggtttacaatgttggacaatgtacaaaacgtATGAGAGTTAATTGacagcagctgagatgaagatgcttcgtatgacagcaggagtaacaaagcttgatcgaattcgaagcaagaaaatccgaggaagacttcacgtcaaaaataccgtcatggataaaatacagcatgaccgtttaagctggtcatgtacaaagaagaaaccctgagaacccagAACGTTCCAATgcaatcgcgaagaagaggcaggcctaagaactcatggagaagacaaatgcaacgacaactgcattcagttggccttagacatgaaacaattcaaaatcgagaagcctgccgacgtttcctgaggtcaacccggagAACCCCACATgtggagccgtagtgtgaagcagtaaagtAGGGGGAGCTGTGATCCCATTCGAGATCATGACTGTCATCGacaatggagaagaagaagaagagtttccataagattgcatgagtttccaaaactttgaatccctttttctcaaaactaaaattttgcacATTCGTGGTTTTAGCTTTGTGTCCACGATATGAACAAAGGATCCAATTTCTTCAGATCCAATTTCTACTTCAAAGGCATAAGGTGTAAATAATGATCTTATATTTCTCCATCAGATGCACCAATCTTGTTAGCCTGTATCGGGATAAATTATCGCGGAGGTTCTCATCACTCGTGATTGTTTTTCGATGTGTTAACATATGCGCTTATAATGAGTCTAATGAGTCTCTGATTGTAGATCGTAGCTTGCTCTAAGCTCACTACATCGGAGATTCTGaagtacaacaaaaaaagagcAAGTGTAGGTATATCAACTGAAAGTCATTCTCGTATTAGAGGATTAGAGCACGTGAAAATGAAtcaggtttttattttaaaaaacaatgcttattttgtggctaagaattgaatgaagaacatgaaaaaagaaaatacttggGTTCTCGCCGTAAATTTAAACAAGTaccttatattattttattaaaaagatttgATTTTGGGAACGGTCCCGTTCTGATGCTATGGCAAAAGCTTTTGAGGCTACGTATCATAATGAAGCAACCATTTCCTTCTTGAAACCGACCACTACTGGGGTTAAAGTTGGTCGGCCGTCAAGATGAAAATACGAATATGGCAATGGAGGAAGTGCTTACCTACATCgacaataaacaataaaaatatttttgaagcaaGAATTgcagttttaaagtttttcaagaATGGATTGTTAAGCTAGCAAAGAACAAtgttttttctctgagtgtatttgtttaatatttagatattttatagTATCAATAGAAGGAAACTATTTCCGAACGAAATAATAGCCCAGggtcaataatttttgaaaccaaaaaaaaaatcatagtagggtgaaacccattggaaaaggaggtgaatatgataaaaatgaaaggaaaaataaattacgggcgagccgagttcgggaagtgggtgggtttcGTTTTAATGGGAAAAAATGGTAGATCTCGATTTccgacaaaactacaagtcctatggaaaaaagttgtaggtaataaaaagatctacagctTATGTActgacaattttttcacataacctcaaaatttatgtgaaaaattaaaaaactcagtttttatttgtatctttttcagaaaaatgttttttttctacgaaattctGTGAAAACCTACTTTATTATGTCgcaaatacacagtaatttatttgatttaaaatattaattttttaagcttattttgatttaatataaaaaaacaccctaattttcaatcgaaaattcacgttcAAAAATTCGGTGGGTAACtgtaaatttcaataaataggccaaaattgtaataatgataaaaaatttcaaattttagcttttttcattttccgATAAAATGTAgtatggtatactaatgtaaatttttctttacaccatcagaaagtagagattttaatgaacaaaatacccaccgaatttttgaaaaaagctaatattttgacacgtgaattttagattgaaaataagggtgtttttttatattaaatcaaaataagcttaaaaaattaatattttaaatcaaataaattactgtgtatttgcGACATAGTAAAGTAGGTTTTTTACagaatttcgtagaaaaaaaaacatttttctgaaaaagataaaaataaaaaaccaaaaactcggttttttaaatttttcacataaattttgaggttatgtgaaaaaatttgtCAGTACATAAGTTgaagatctttttattacctacaactatgccatacaacttttttccataataCTTGTAGTTTTGTCTGAAATCGAGATCTACCATTTTTTAACCATTAAAAAcgcaacccacccacttcccgaactcggctcgcccgtaatttatttttcctttcatttttatcatattcacctccttttcccaTGGGTTTCATCTAACTAtgattttttcttcctttttaatgtttttgaaggtcTCGGCACTGGTCCATAAGttgcaaacaaaaagaaaaaaataattgtttcttCCACCCGagtaaaatagaaattgaatttttaaagaaaacaaatcttgaccgccgcaccaccgccttTTGCAGGAATTTTCGCCGCACGACATCTCCGCActacgactgcaccacgtccgcactatttcatttaaATGACAAATTCGGTGcacgaccgccgcaccacgactgcagcatgtccgcactatttcattttgtataaaaaattcgctgcaccatgatacataattttggaattttgaaaaatacaaaaaaaaaaaactactgacgagaaggagattcgaacgCACTTttaattagaagtccaacgcttAAACCGCTCtaccaccaagtcatgtttgcatGAACTGGCAATTTATTACTTAAGCCAAAGTAACTTTGAAGTAcgagaatacaatttttttgcatacaaaatttttggtgCGGCGGTTATTtaccaaatttttcattcaaaaagaaatagtgcggacgtgctgcagtcgtgtTGCGGCGGCATTGGTACagcgaaatttttttcaaatttttcatttttttaaaatgaaacggTGCTGACGtgctgcagcggtggtgcggcggcggtttagaaatttttgatcatagtgcggacgtgctgcagcggcGCAATAGAAATTTCTGATAATAGTAAGGACGTGCTGCAGCGTAGGTGCGGCGGTTGTATTAGTATTAGTGCAAAGAGGGGTAAATCTGCCAAAAAATCCAGATCTGCAGATTTGatcgtaaataaaaaataaatcaatttattttgcaCCATGGAATGCAAAAACAGgggaaaatttgttatttggcagatttagatcaaaacacaagtctacaaggtttttggtgccgagactaaaatatacttttttatatgtttttgatgtgctgaactcgaatctgaagtcaaaaatatcctatcagctcccgttaaAAATAACcgttaaaagatacaaaaaaaactacttttgaggttatgctttaatgtgaagacactttttttaaatataaattataacggtttctttaagaactattttccttctttaaagatctttttaaatcttctcgatatcttttttatttttcgagatatcgtcagttttTTGGCTTATTGTTTTCACGTTTTCATAtcctttttgattaattaaGCCAAACACActaacttcattttaagatatctcgggcaataaaatgATATTGCAAAGATTTTAACAAGTCttgaaatagttcttatagaaaccgttatgatttatgtatgtatatttaagaACATTCTTCAAATTTAGGCCTAATAtcaaaagtagtaaaaaaaacttttatattttctaacggtaatatttcaaaaatattaatattaatagaatatttctgactttggattAGAGTTCAGCTCACCGAAAACCagcagaaaaatatattttggttcatgtggggaaaatatttgttaacttcaaaataagtctaaaaacgtttttttttaactttctaacggtaatatttcaaaaacgggagctgataagATATTTTTGTGTGTATATTTTAGTGtccgcaccaaaaaaaaaaattaaattttgtagctcagtgaaataaattgatttttttgcctgaagtattgtaacttcctGAAAAAGTGTATACCTTTAAATCCTATGTTTCGTCGAGGCACTCGGACGACTTGATAAAGTTCAGTAGGTTGTTGCCTGGGAGTTcagatagttcttctaattcattaaaaagtagttccctaattttttttttcatagtgtGGCAGAGAGCTggacagtgacagaggaagtgagcagtgttttcctgttcgtcttCGTTTCCGCAGCATCTACGTAGATCATCAGTACTAAGCCCCATCTTCTTCTTGTGGTAGATAAGTAGGTAATGTTCTGTTAAAACGCCTATATCGAATCTTTTCTTGTTGTAATATTTCGGCTagaggttccatctttcattgcttttttttaaatattgttgccAATGTTTCGTTTTacttcacattgtgggattctgatgttatggtctatgaaagagggatcaagaactgagccctcTCTTGCAAGCTCATTCGCTTTTTCGCTGGCCGACACATCAGTGTGGCTAGGAAGCCAGCaaagtcttacattatgctttATGCCAGtgaagaaccctaagctcttcgcgacagcaagaaactaGCTTTCACTTGATTAAATTGGCAGTGATCGTTTTTATTGctgcttggctatcaatgaaaaaggtgatgtcagcgGGTGATATCGCCATCAGGGATATTTGTTTAGAAGCATTTTCACTGCCAAGATCTCGGTTTGGAAGACTGCTatgaaagaactggcaaggttgaggttttctgaGCAGAAGCTTGCTCCAACTCCAGTATTCATTTTCGAGCCAGCCATCAGTGAAGATGGCAAGAGTCGACTCATTACAGTAAGGTACACTTTTTTCCAATCTTGCATTAAAAAACTTGTTGACAACGTATTTAGAAAGAATCGCTTCGAGGAGTACTTTGACTTTctggaatatttttaaaacgcaTAAAACAATggctttttaattttgattaccTAAATATTGAATCACTTTTCACCGATATTTTGGTTTGATAGAGAGTTTGTCACTATTTCTTTTCGTTtagcttttattaaattttatttggagAATATACAAATTTCTAAAACACTTCTTTTTTCTAGTTCTattaagagccgatttttcaatcgtctaataaacagtcagttaactctTCGATGAATAAacttattaggctcataaacaatcagataacaactttgaatttttcaatcaagaaaaatcacCCAGTtatctattctacagaataacaaaaaaaaatgtcaaattcaaaaatattcaaaattaaacgtcatttttattcattatacgtttttttttcttgtgtttcgCTGTATTTTTTAAACGCATTGGTTATTAAGTTTGTGAAAATAGCATCCTTATAATTATAATGatggaaaatgaaataaataaaaaaaaaagagacagaGCTGTGAACTTTTCTTTGTCGGAAACTCGATGTTTAACTGACATAGCTTTTGGATTTAgggacataattgaaaataaaaaaacagatgcAGTAACCAACAAGGAAAAAGACGGAGCATGGAATAAAATAACGACCCTTTTCAACGCATCTAGTGGAGTGACAACGAGGAACCCGAAAacactaaaattaaaatatgagtGTTTGAAAAAAGCCACAAAAAAGAAGGCAGCCTTAAATCGGCAGAGCTTATATAAAACCGGTGGAGGAGCAGTCGACCAGATTCCGTACACAAAATCAGAAGAAACTATTATGGGAATGTGTTCCAACATTGGTGGGTTGGAGTCCAGAAATGACAGTGATGCAATACCAGGTACgaaacttatttaaaaagaaagatagaaaaatatCTGACTGTGTGTCTTCTAGAAGCTATTTATCTCATATCGGAGGTGGAAGAAGAGGTCACGGTCACGGTATAATTGAGATAGTTGAGAAGCAGCCCACAATTGAATCCAAACCCAGGGAAGTTTGTTCTGAAAACTCTACACAGAAAGATGTTGAAGAACAAGAAAAAGAAGTGCCTCCAGCACCAAAAACATGTATGTTTATTGTTTAGCTCATAATTTCGTATTTATttcatacttaaaaaaatttatgttgtAGCAACTGGTGAAGGACTAAATAATTGGAAAGCATGGAACCCCAATGCATTGAAGAAAAAAACCTCACCATGTCTTCGGAAAAATCGAAAACTACCAAGCAATGACAAAATAAAGACAACCTTTGATGATTTAGGAGACGCAAGGATGGAGTTAGTTAGACTGCAAATTGAAATTGCTAAAAACGAgcttatatacaaaaaatctgAGCATGAAATGTATATGGCTCATCAAAATACGGAGCATGATACAAAAATGCAGCATCTTCGAAAtgaagaaaacagaaaacaTTTGGAACATGAgctcagaataaaaaaaaactaaaaccccATAATTTGTatgatttgttttatgaaaatatgtatGTTTCTGTAtgcaatataataaaaaattattgaacataaaaattttgttttccatttatTTATGAAAGAGATTCAAAGTATTCTAAAATGATGTCTCTTTCTCTTGTTCCACTGCGAgtgattgaaaaatttaactGTTCTTCTGAAATAACTTCATCAGGCTGCATATATACTTCCGGATCTTCTGGTGGTTCATCTTCGTTTTTGTCGATAGCCATGTTATGCAATACTGCAGTTGCAACGATAACATCTTGAACGAGGGGTAAGCTACATCGCATTCCGATGCTTAAAACAGGAAATCGTCGCTTCCACACTCCAAAACATCGCTCGACAACATTTCTTGATCTAATTTGGGACTCATTATACAGGCGTTCTGCTCTTGTTTGAGGGTCATTCAATGGAGTCATTAGGTAATCATTTGAAAAATAACCACCATCGCCTAGCAAAATGCCATTTCTAAAACGCCCATTATCGAATTGATATTTGATGGCAGAATTGGAGAATATGAGGCTATCATGTGTAGACCCAGGCCACCTCGTAACGAtatcttgaatttttaaattacatgCGCACAAAACTTGAAcgttaattgaaaaataacctTTTCGATTTCGGAAGTTTTCAGCTGTATCTCCACCTACAAAtaacgtttgattaaaattcttCACTTAACATTTTCAAAGCTTAACTTTTTGATACCTGGTGAAATAATTCGTACGTGAGTACAATCAATTGCTGAAACAACTCTAGGAAACTTTGCGAGTTGAAAAAAGTCTTGTTGAACTGATAATATTTCGTTTTGTGTAGTTGGCATTTTAATATATCTTGGCCTCAAAGTGGCAATGGCCCCCGTAACTCTTTTAATTATGTTGCAGACTGTAGATGCATCAACACCCGCAAAATCcccgattgaaatataaaaacttcCAGATGCATAGAATCTGAGAGCTATTAATAGTTGTGATAGGGGAGGAACACTCTGATTTCTATGGGAAGAAAATTAGAGTGGGAACAAACACAcgtttgaaaattatatttttgttgaagtCATCTAGTAATCTTACCTTTCAGTTTTGTTCACAATCTTATCTTCTATTAATGTCAGGAGATACTCCACCGTATCTTTTTTTAATCGGAATCTTCTTCGAAAATCCACGTCTTCCCATTTCAAAAAATGATTAGGCCTATATCTGACTACCCTCTTTTTCCTTGAAAATGGAATAAACCGTTTGCATTCTCTTCTTCAATTATATGGTCATCTATAATCTCAAAGAAATCCATTTTATCTATATTTTCAAAAGAGCTCTGACAGTTGACAaattgttgagattattccttagaataagttttattcgcctctgaaagaagcagatagttttattcctctaataaatgttttattcctaggaataagctatatctgactgttgaaaaattgattttctctcTATCTGGgcaataagtactaactgactgtttactgactattgaaaaattggccctaaattaattatagaaatgtaaattttgtatgtatttttatagatttttattaattgaattcatTAATTTGTACTTTGGGTCACcccagagccggttttagggggggggcagcctgggccgtcgcccaggggcgcaagaattgaggggcgccgcaggcgccccgaacttttacaaatgttatataaataacgaagtcttttcaatcgatgttttatttttttttacattcacaaaggcgccccaatttttttctattttacattttcaacggcgctcgtattgtttgtcctaaactttttgaagaatgaaggcgccccccaattttgggttaatttatttggcttccggaaggacaatggtgtccaaaatcttcgttcatctttgaagaacaaggcgccccaatttcttttgaaagactaaagcaatcctaatattcctcctaccaatttaatttttgcaaaggtgcccctataataatgaataaggaaagagaagggagacggacagaatcccgaaattaaaaatccagaaagcccaaaatccagaaaaccctaaattccgaaaacccaaaaacacaaaatcccgaaaacccaaaatccagaaatgccaaaattgacagcttctccatttctcataaaaactacgtttgtgtgtgagaataaaaaaaaaggtctattcgttgttcccccctccagggcactctaagtcatttcaattaactgtgaaaaaaatcagagtttctcgggttttcattttacatcgaacacctcagagctttagtttcatcagcgaacatcgaacacagaggaaataactctggttgaaaaaagagctacaaaaaacgcttgacaacgaatttggagcgacccagagtgccctagagctcacaacgaacaaaccttatacttataaaggtacgttgttttcgattggctgtccggaagcgcctggaatcattaagaagcgtgctgcaagttttttattctcctagtggaaaaacaaaaacaaaatatttgatttttcaccaatacagatattaaattttagaattgggtggaagcgattcaaagttttttattggatttcagaatgagtgaatcattgagtgattccaatcgaaaacgacattaatgtacctagttgaaaaagtttttgaaaaaatattgttcaaataaaaccaactgtacctaatctttaaatgtgtttaaacaaaaaagtcagagataaaggtagtcttgtcaattgagcctaaatgacatgaataattaat encodes:
- the LOC129918441 gene encoding putative nuclease HARBI1 is translated as MPTTQNEILSVQQDFFQLAKFPRVVSAIDCTHVRIISPGGDTAENFRNRKGYFSINVQVLCACNLKIQDIVTRWPGSTHDSLIFSNSAIKYQFDNGRFRNGILLGDGGYFSNDYLMTPLNDPQTRAERLYNESQIRSRNVVERCFGVWKRRFPVLSIGMRCSLPLVQDVIVATAVLHNMAIDKNEDEPPEDPEVYMQPDEVISEEQLNFSITRSGTRERDIILEYFESLS